A genomic region of Deltaproteobacteria bacterium contains the following coding sequences:
- a CDS encoding four helix bundle protein: protein MERQPAKTFEDLVVWQKSHALVLGIYRLSATFPKDERYGLTSQIRRAVISIPANIAEGFKKRGKADKARFMNIAQGSLEEIRYYLILVRDLGYLENSSLRDQLEEVSRLLDTYSRAILASDF from the coding sequence ATGGAAAGGCAGCCAGCAAAAACGTTCGAGGATCTTGTTGTCTGGCAGAAAAGCCACGCTTTGGTCCTGGGAATCTACCGACTTTCGGCGACTTTCCCAAAGGATGAGAGATATGGACTCACCTCCCAGATACGTCGGGCCGTAATTTCAATTCCAGCGAACATTGCTGAAGGCTTCAAGAAGCGCGGTAAGGCAGACAAAGCCCGGTTCATGAACATTGCCCAAGGTTCCTTGGAAGAAATTCGGTACTACTTGATCCTAGTCCGGGACCTAGGCTATCTGGAGAACTCAAGTTTGCGAGACCAGTTGGAGGAGGTCAGTCGCCTGCTCGATACTTACAGTCGCGCTATTCTGGCTTCTGACTTCTGA
- a CDS encoding hydroxymethylglutaryl-CoA lyase: MSLPNRVKIVDLTARDGLEGFKHFIPVEFRIDLIDRLTDAGFPSIEVGEFVSPKVIPAMQGTDQVNKRITQKPGVEYSALVPNMRGFQDALAAGVKYITVFASATEAFSHANINCTIEESFARFEPVVAAAKQQNMQVRGAVSCVVGCPYEGDVDPKQAAQVAARLYRMGCYEIALGDSIGVGTPRSITALIQECVEAGIPASALTAHFHNTCGMALANCYAAMEMGVTVLESACGGLGGCPNAPGASGNLASEELVYMLNGLGIESGVDLNKAVAIGQWATSAMNHRLDSKVNESMSNPNMTYFAKVGYGARLEA, from the coding sequence ATGTCGCTACCCAACCGCGTCAAAATCGTCGATCTGACTGCCCGAGACGGACTCGAAGGCTTCAAACATTTTATTCCGGTCGAGTTTCGCATCGATCTGATCGACCGGCTGACCGACGCCGGGTTTCCGTCCATCGAAGTGGGCGAATTCGTGAGTCCGAAAGTGATCCCCGCCATGCAGGGCACAGACCAAGTCAACAAACGGATTACGCAAAAGCCCGGCGTCGAATACAGTGCGTTGGTGCCGAATATGCGTGGCTTCCAAGACGCGCTAGCTGCTGGGGTGAAGTACATCACCGTCTTCGCCAGCGCTACCGAAGCCTTCAGTCACGCCAACATCAATTGCACGATTGAGGAAAGTTTTGCGCGCTTCGAGCCGGTCGTCGCAGCGGCCAAGCAACAGAACATGCAGGTGCGCGGTGCCGTCTCGTGCGTTGTGGGTTGCCCGTATGAAGGCGACGTGGACCCCAAACAAGCAGCGCAAGTCGCGGCGCGGCTTTACCGCATGGGCTGCTACGAAATCGCGTTGGGCGACAGCATCGGTGTCGGCACTCCACGTTCGATCACGGCGCTGATTCAGGAGTGCGTGGAAGCCGGGATTCCCGCCTCCGCTCTCACGGCGCACTTTCATAACACCTGCGGTATGGCGTTGGCGAACTGTTACGCGGCCATGGAAATGGGCGTCACCGTCCTGGAAAGTGCGTGCGGCGGACTCGGCGGTTGTCCCAACGCCCCGGGCGCGTCCGGCAACCTCGCCTCTGAAGAGCTGGTGTACATGCTGAACGGCTTGGGCATCGAAAGCGGCGTGGATCTCAACAAAGCCGTGGCCATCGGTCAGTGGGCCACTAGCGCCATGAACCATCGGCTCGACTCCAAAGTCAACGAGTCGATGAGCAACCCGAACATGACCTATTTCGCGAAAGTGGGCTATGGTGCACGGCTGGAAGCGTAA
- a CDS encoding transglycosylase SLT domain-containing protein yields the protein MLLGIVLLSSCVRQTSLATAAVPRAAPQAYPVPSPPPLAPSIDTAEETSSELEPLELAGEMPTQPREIFRQGYRLYHAKKYSAARPLLQRAVDNYPVLADYSLYYLATLQREDGQTAEAKQLFQRLLSEHPDSIWSGHATLELAKLAAAERSWEQAAQYAKQTRETKNTPATIRQEALLVLARAQEGQSRVGEAYNLYQELRRSTPRSATGQAAKEHVERLRSQFPEQFALTDDHAYLDELRLLHKEGENADVDALARRFQAQFPSSPLRSEVLMLLAGIYKQQGRVNEAVAAWKEIAEISSGSALAPVALFNWATLLWNKDRDEEAKLVFERLAQQFSRHEKAAEAWYAIGRIWQERNDESRAATAYDRLAALFPEAALAREGRWRQGWMAYRRGDFSQAKQKFGALAKSASSTPEGESAFYWQARAQERLGDTEKATTQFREFLRRYPDGYYASLVERRLNLTPPPLKPGPERTGTAPSFPPQLDRHYRRSQELVFLGLPALAKRELDVVRDGVPRDTAGSLFLLSEYSRMNGHAAALRFAQELAKGGGSWLRYLYPQAYWSKIGPQARTKGIDPYLVLALMRQESLFDPEAVSPAHAYGLMQLLPKTAARVTYTPAVAPSALTDPEFNIAAGTSYLHQLLTMYNGNATMAIAAYNAGEGAVDKWRARYVDVAPDEFVESISYRETRNYVKLVMRNYRMYRRLYGEQPAS from the coding sequence TTGTTACTCGGCATCGTGCTGCTCTCCTCCTGCGTTCGGCAGACCTCGTTGGCAACCGCAGCGGTGCCGCGAGCGGCACCGCAAGCGTATCCAGTGCCCTCCCCTCCCCCTCTGGCTCCGAGCATCGACACGGCGGAAGAAACAAGCTCGGAGCTTGAGCCCCTCGAACTCGCTGGCGAGATGCCGACTCAGCCGCGCGAGATCTTTCGTCAAGGCTACCGTTTGTACCATGCGAAGAAGTACTCAGCCGCGCGTCCGTTGTTGCAACGCGCTGTAGACAACTACCCCGTGCTAGCGGATTACAGCCTGTATTACTTAGCTACTCTCCAGCGCGAAGACGGGCAAACGGCAGAGGCAAAGCAACTGTTTCAGCGTCTGTTGTCCGAACACCCGGATAGCATTTGGTCCGGCCACGCGACACTGGAACTCGCGAAACTCGCGGCGGCAGAGCGATCGTGGGAACAAGCGGCTCAATACGCGAAGCAAACGCGTGAGACCAAAAATACGCCTGCTACGATCCGGCAAGAGGCACTGCTGGTTCTAGCGCGAGCGCAAGAAGGCCAGAGTCGTGTGGGTGAGGCATACAACCTGTATCAGGAACTCCGCCGTTCCACGCCACGCTCGGCAACCGGCCAAGCCGCCAAGGAGCACGTAGAGCGGCTCCGCTCGCAGTTCCCCGAACAATTCGCTCTGACCGACGATCATGCGTACCTAGACGAGCTCCGGCTGCTCCACAAGGAAGGCGAAAACGCCGATGTCGATGCGCTCGCGCGAAGGTTTCAGGCCCAATTCCCGAGTAGTCCGTTGCGGTCGGAAGTCCTCATGCTACTGGCCGGCATCTACAAACAGCAAGGCCGCGTCAATGAAGCCGTTGCGGCCTGGAAGGAGATCGCGGAGATCTCCAGTGGCAGCGCGCTTGCGCCTGTCGCGCTATTCAACTGGGCAACGTTACTGTGGAACAAAGATCGCGATGAAGAGGCCAAGTTGGTCTTCGAACGCCTCGCCCAACAATTTTCACGACACGAAAAAGCTGCCGAAGCCTGGTATGCCATCGGTCGCATTTGGCAGGAAAGAAATGACGAGAGTCGTGCTGCTACTGCCTATGATCGTTTAGCCGCACTCTTTCCCGAGGCCGCGCTCGCTCGCGAAGGCCGGTGGCGACAAGGGTGGATGGCCTATCGGCGCGGCGACTTTTCCCAAGCGAAACAGAAGTTCGGCGCGCTGGCGAAGTCCGCCTCCAGCACGCCAGAGGGCGAGAGCGCCTTCTACTGGCAAGCGCGCGCTCAGGAACGCCTTGGCGACACGGAAAAAGCCACCACCCAATTCCGCGAATTCCTGCGTCGCTACCCGGACGGCTATTATGCTTCGCTCGTGGAGAGACGCCTTAACCTCACCCCGCCACCACTAAAGCCAGGACCGGAACGCACTGGCACCGCGCCAAGTTTTCCGCCGCAGCTCGACCGCCATTACCGTCGCAGCCAGGAACTCGTCTTCCTCGGGCTACCTGCGCTCGCCAAGCGCGAACTCGATGTGGTGAGAGACGGTGTGCCTCGCGATACCGCAGGGTCTCTCTTCCTGCTCTCCGAATACAGCCGCATGAATGGCCACGCAGCAGCGCTGCGTTTCGCCCAAGAGCTAGCAAAAGGAGGCGGGAGCTGGCTGCGCTATCTCTATCCGCAAGCCTATTGGTCGAAGATCGGCCCCCAAGCGCGGACGAAAGGCATCGACCCCTACTTGGTCCTTGCCCTCATGCGCCAAGAAAGTTTGTTCGATCCCGAAGCAGTCTCTCCCGCTCACGCCTATGGGCTGATGCAACTGTTGCCGAAGACAGCAGCCCGCGTGACATACACGCCTGCGGTGGCACCAAGCGCACTCACCGACCCGGAGTTTAATATCGCTGCCGGGACCTCGTACCTGCACCAACTGCTGACTATGTATAACGGCAACGCGACCATGGCCATCGCTGCCTACAACGCTGGCGAAGGTGCTGTGGACAAGTGGCGCGCCCGCTATGTCGACGTAGCGCCCGACGAGTTTGTCGAGAGCATCAGCTACCGCGAGACCCGCAATTACGTCAAACTCGTGATGCGTAACTACCGGATGTATCGTCGTCTCTACGGAGAGCAACCGGCGTCGTAA